Below is a window of Populus trichocarpa isolate Nisqually-1 chromosome 3, P.trichocarpa_v4.1, whole genome shotgun sequence DNA.
AATGAAATTCAAACCCGTGACTGTTTGGTCAAGAAAgctctgatatcatatcaaaaaaacatatcactaaaaagcttaagctattaaataaaacatcgagatatgatttatataattttataacaagTACTAGTTACCATATATTTTTGGCATATATTTtggtaatttaatttcttcacgaaataaaatcatgaacaaTTTATAAACTCTAATTAATGCATGGGTCCATATCTTGCTCTACCTTTCCAAGATATTTAACGCGTTGACACTGTAGTTGGGTCCTGGAACATGCGCCAAGGTTTACTCCTTTCCCATCTCCGATATCCAACCTTAATTAATTCGTTTTCACGAAGAAGTTACTTAGAAATgacactaaaataaaataaaataaataaataaaaaacaaacaaacaatttctcttttttttcctcaccaATACAAGAAAGGCTGCGAGCTATCACTACGAAACCAGACATTGTAGTAAAAGTGCAAGTTTCTTCCGTAACGATGTCTTGGATCAATCTGTAACACCACAGCAATGTACGTAGTGCAGCTTTTATCATGgatctatatttatttgaaattaattaagtatatatttagataaatgaaaatatatatataatgtggaGTTAATTACAGCTTCAAGCCACTGTGTCAAATCTAATTTCCGAGCCTTCTGGCTCTTCGACAAACCCTTCCCGACCTGCAACAACAGCAATAAACACAGCCTGATATATCTTAATTTTggattaaagttttatttattataatgaaaCAAAGCCATCCAGAAGGTAGCTAAACTACTTGCCGTAGAAACCATCTTAAGGACTATATACagagtatatttgtttttgcgtttaaaaaatatttttcaaaatttttgaagttttgttcTACAATATATACCTTGGCTGCCCTAGTCCGAGCCCGTGCCCATCGTGAAACAGCGGTTTCCGATCTTTCCGAGTCGAAGAATGATATCGAGCACCGTCGAAGGGCTGCAAAATCTAATGCTTTCCACCTgagaataatgaaaatatatatccGAGTTAAAAATGATTACTATAAATACTTATTATggtattgattgaaattaacGTATATCGAAAGTACTTGATCTAAAGCAAAGTGACATAGATAATTCTAGCTAGATCGGACTAATTACCATAGCTCTTCCCCAACAACAGCACAACCAGCAAGGTTTCTACGAGTCCGATAAATCTTGTAAGCCTTTTGTAACTTAGTTGCAGCAGCATCAAGCCCCCTAAAATGATCAGCTGAAGAAACTGCGCTACGATCCAGAACCTTGCTGACCAAATCAAAGTTCCTTCCCTTCATAACCATGAACGCTTGGAGATTTAGCTTTGCTGGCTTCTTGAtcttcttgaaaaatatatgtagATATTCCTCTGTGACACAATCAGATTAATCAAATATACTTCTGGACAAATCCCTCTTCTTGAAGCTTATGGTCCCCAGTATTTCTTAAGGATGATCATCCCATAATCATGAACAAAGTTTTATTGTTAGCACAAGGAATGAGAAAGAAATGCATGCAGAATCTCATAATCGTCAACAAAGTTTTCTAACTATGTAGTAAAGTAATCAACTACGTACCAATATTCCCaaaatattcttctttaatgTCTGTGTTTTTTCTGATTTGAGACCAAGAACTTcctcttatatttatatataccgCCGAACTCTTTGTGTGAAACAAGGAAGTTTAACGGCTAGGAAAACGATTTTTTTACGAGTACTAACCTTAGAATACGCAATGGACAAAGACTGcccaaaaactaaataaaaaatgggaATATTTTCGTAACTTCACATACAAATAGAGTACCTTGAGTtgaactaggaaaaaaaatattgtgaaaacCATTACGTCCTTGAAAGGTTTGAATTTTtctgaccaaaaaaaaaaaaagaaaaaggaaaggtttgaatttttctgaccaaaaaaaagaaaaagaaaaaggaaaggtttGAATTTTAAAGCTAGGGTTCAAATTACTCTTCGAGACTTTAATTATATGCTTACTTTAattggttttgaaaaataaaacattgaaaattGTAAGAACCTcctaattaaacccaaaaagaaTTAACATATGTTTTCATAATTAGTCGACTTAATTCATTCTTTATGTGATTTTCTAAAGAATTAATGATTATTAGGTGTTCAACATTGTTGTCAAAATCGCGAGTTAACTCTTAAAATCTTACGATTTCACGAGTCAACATATATATAACGTGTCAAATCGGGTTAAAACAcgaaatcggtcaaactcggtcaaactcggttaaaatcagtaaaatcggaccaattttacgagtttgactgattttgagttttaacccgcaaaagttaaaaaatttactgcCTCCCTGTCCGAGTCCCCTGACACTCCACTATATAGTCCCCACTCCCCAGTCTCCCCTTTCCCCGTTGcccaaatctcaaattttcaatcttaTCTGACTAACACCAACATTAGAGAATCTTGGGTATGGGGAAGCCTTATACTGTATTTTAGCCTAGGAAGGCATGATCGGAGGATCGAAATCATGGGAAGACAGAGGTAAATGGTGAGGAATCAAAGGAGTAAAATAAGAGATAGAAATACTTATATAGAGAAAAATACTGTGTTTTAGATTAACCATTTGTTAACTACAAAGAGAGATGACAAAGACTCAAAGAGAACTTGAAATACATGTCTTGCTTGGTGGGATATTTGGACATTATTTCTAGGATTTgttactaacataaaaaaggtAGAAGGTGAGGTGGCATGAGattaaattgatgtcattttgtACGTTTTTGTTCTCGTTGTCACGGATTCACTGTATTGgtctctgttaattttttttttgaagttggtGTCTTGGTGATATACCTTAGAATGTTGTATCATCTCACTAGTTGTCTGCAGTGTGTTTCAAGACCTATCATCTAGAAAATGTTCTGAAACTCTATCAATAAAACATAGttgttcaatcttttttttttctttttgtatttttaagttatttaaaccatgtatgaatttttatttgaattatgtattttaagatgtttggatatttgtattgtttattttatttttattttaattgtgttatattattatttactacttggctgaaattgtcaatatataattagttaaaatatttttcttgtgattttataattttacgatccgagtttatattgtatatttcgtgtcgtgtcaaaaaagcgtttttgaaaaccACATTGTTCAAGATTTATAGCTCTATATCttctaataaaattaagcataaaataatggttttattcaagttttaagttaaacaaacttttaattaaaataatgaaattattaaaaaaatcttattcaatACTTTAAAGTTTTGGATTCAGATGgatggataaaattaaataaacattattaataaaattatcataaacaattagtgaaaatattttttcaagtttatgtATCTTATGTGTGCGTAAAAGTTGCATTCACTTTATAATAAACATCAAACTAATTACCAAGTCCTAAATTCATGGAGTTCAAAAATTATAGGGtgataaaacatatatatcGGCAATATTTGACTAATAATCCtgggttttttttcaagttaattaggttataaaaagattttaaacatcttattaaattattttttaaatgaaatattgttAATCCACATATTTCCCTCTTATCTATCGTTGTTTTGGTaaatatttctcttttctttaaaacTTATGAACTAAAATatgatcaaaataaagtttcatattaaaaatataaaattttgaaattaaaaagataaaatattaaaatttaaaatttcacaatctaaaatctttaaaaagaCGCAAAATGAATaattctcaaatttaaaaaaatcatgaactaTTGCTAAATATTGTCAAATTTGCTCCCTCCAGTTAAGTTTTTGAATGCaataaaatgagatttaattttgtataatcGAAcatcaatcaacctaatgtcataacatttaattttcaCCACTATGAATTTATAGAAAACTAACTCAAACAAATTATCAAGTCTAGATTTTCACCCCTTCGagaatgtatttatttttgtgttcaaaaaacacttttaaaagctttttaaattttttttaatttaaattaattattttataattttctatcatttttatttgatgatatatttgtaaataaaaattatttttaaaaataaccgctgctataattaaatactaactcaattttcttgcaccgataataaactaaaaatatatctttttattttatcttttttcttaatttagttTAAGCGGTTTTATTGACGAATCAATAACGTAGGAGTTGTGTCCATGCAAAGTCTACGGGGGACATTTGAAAATACGAtattggttgtttttcaaagtatttttcatttgataaaaattagttttgatattagtacataaaaataatatgaaaaatactaaaaaaattaattttaaataaagaaaaataaaaaattaaattatttttttttcaaaaacattttaaaaaggtaCCCCTTAATTGACGTTAATTGATGGAATTGATAAACTTGACCAAAGTCTGCTTCAAATATAGGTCTTTAAGTTATTGATAATTTCTCTTTTCATCCACTGTACTTATTGCGGTTTCCAAAGCTGTTCAACAGTCATTTCCAGGCGTCCAGTATATGTTGTCAAGTTAGACACGCAAGGTCAAAAGTATTTTTGCTTGTGCCTCCAAATACGTATAATATTGGATTTGTTAaaagaataaatgaataaataacaaATCCAAAGATAATGACATGGCTAGCTTAGGTTTATTGAAATGGTCAGCCATGCAACATTACttataattgaataataatggattttttaaaagtatttttatttaataatatatgaatattatattttttattaattttttttaaaaaaattattttaacattaacatatcagaacaatcaaaaaatataaaataattaattttaagcataaaaaaattcaaaattttcatgGATATGGTTTTGGAACACAATTCTAAATAGTGccaataaaacttaatttgttaaccatttaaaaatatgGTAGTAGTTACGATTtagggaacgtttgggaacgcggctgcggctgcgttttcaaaaaatttgaattttttgtttttgctaaaatttaatatggtttgtatgttttgaatcgttttgatgtgctgatgtcaaaaatgatttttaaaaaataaaaaaacatcattggcatgcattttggcacgaaaagttatttgaaaagcacccgcaaccacactgccaaacacgctcttaaaGTGCTTTTAactttgaaatgtattaaaataatatttttttattttaaaaaaataatttttgatatcatcacatcaaaacaatataaaaatataaataaaaattattttaaataaaaaaaattaaaattgttaacATATATACTTCGAGAAGCTTTTGAATCGTTTTCATTTGGACTGTGAGTTGATTTCATAAGTCAAAACAAGGTAAAGGACCGGTGGAAGGACCGGAATCAATCAAACTAAGGTCTCCTGTCCTTTACGTTGACAAGCCTCTTATAAAAGTAAAACTAGCGTTAATAGCACGAGGCTTTTAGTCCAGTCTAGAGaaaaggtttttttggttttgttatttAGGTTTGAGTGTGAGCGTGCATGTCTATTATTTATGTGGTGTTTTATCTGTCTACTGAACTTACAAAATATTCAGTAAGTCCAGGGATTAAT
It encodes the following:
- the LOC7480806 gene encoding IQ domain-containing protein IQM4; translated protein: MVMKGRNFDLVSKVLDRSAVSSADHFRGLDAAATKLQKAYKIYRTRRNLAGCAVVGEELWWKALDFAALRRCSISFFDSERSETAVSRWARARTRAAKVGKGLSKSQKARKLDLTQWLEAIDPRHRYGRNLHFYYNVWFRSDSSQPFLYWLDIGDGKGVNLGACSRTQLQCQRVKYLGKQEREEYEVIVEAEKLIYKKSRLPVDTFDGSKWIFVLSASRKLYVGKKQKGLFQHSSFLSGGAAIAAGRLVARSGFLEAIWTYSGHYRPPEENFLELISFLEEQLVDLTNVKVNILHPYNN